One window from the genome of Salvia miltiorrhiza cultivar Shanhuang (shh) chromosome 7, IMPLAD_Smil_shh, whole genome shotgun sequence encodes:
- the LOC130994806 gene encoding putative late blight resistance protein homolog R1B-14 isoform X2, translated as MAAYAALASLLNTIQQMMTHPTLSTSFHNNQIRSLQEKAALLLDFIETYNYGGGVSQEAQDLESLITSAAHTAQDMIESHIVNQLLPLSADNRELTFSFSLYLQNKKAIENKITPVAGDGCRINFMQLIKNQLERKKEQLKRKMHQADLRCLEYLRQIIEDMGAIIDKSNQLKEKQRFREEHSTPPLTLSLTQTREETAMVGFGDELIQLLDELTGHRSNLHIISIVGMGGMGKTTLAKHIYANQLIIEHFHIRAWATISQQYDAKQILQQLVSSLGKSSNKNVDELGEQLHKTLSGRRYLIILDDIWSVEAWNEVRCFFPDNGSGSRIVLTTRLSDVANNCGSSCFLKNLLDENESWELFCKKAFQNENCPSELEEIGRKIVKLCNGLALSIVVIGGRLLKSSRTVEYWKSVAKDIELSPNSKEKQESLDVLFSSYNHLPPHLKPCFLYIGVLKLTPYHNLHISRIIQLWVGEGFLKSNGGRVLEETAEDYLKELIDRNLILVEKRSKNGKMKCFGIHDLLRDLCLKVAEQQGFFHVISQGPALGTEHIYHINARWWEWQTSNSFGVRQTTRLPLARTILECDFPRETYRKPLGCVNLRYLALCYPGDRDVVKLPSVLSLVWNLHALIFRKPSRNVLQFIAPIEIWKMRQLRHIECGGIYLPHPDGQDELLILENLQTLGNAVNLRLSEDVCNIIPNIKKLNLEYRKFVGWDDSLMECLCNLDRLHKLESLKLRCDSGLYWDYKMNEILTFPSSLNKLSLSGLKFEWEDLTVVGSLPLLEVLQIVVISQIWKSLFFMLCGTWKRSHGVLVRYQHSNLFIWMNVVTLS; from the exons ATGGCAGCTTATGCAGCTTTGGCTTCTCTCTTGAACACCATTCAGCAGATGATGACCCATCCTaccctttccacttctttccaCAACAATCAGATCCGATCTCTTCAGGAGAAGGCTGCTTTGCTGCTCGATTTCATAGAGACCTATAATTATGGTGGTGGAGTTAGCCAAGAAGCACAAGATCTCGAAAGCCTAATCACATCTGCTGCTCATACAGCCCAAGATATGATTGAATCTCACATCGTCAATCAACTCCTTCCTCTTTCAGCTGATAACAGGGAATTAACTTTCAGTTTCTCACTCTATCTACAGAATAAAAAggcaattgaaaataaaattacaccTGTAGCTGGAGATGGATGCAGGATCAATTTCATGCAGCTCATTAAAAATCAATTGGAGAGAAAAAAGGagcaattgaagagaaaaatgCACCAAGCAGACCTCAGGTGCTTGGAGTATCTGCGGCAGATAATAGAAGACATGGGTGCTATCATCGACAAGTCCAATCAattgaaggagaagcagagatTCAGAGAGGAGCATTCAACACCTCCTCTTACTCTTAGTCTTACTCAGACCAGAGAAGAAACTGCTATGGTGGGATTTGGTGATGAGTTGATTCAACTTCTTGACGAGCTCACCGGTCATCGATCCAATCTGCATATCATCTCAATCGTCGGTATGGGCGGCATGGGTAAGACTACTCTTGCCAAACATATTTATGCTAATCAACTCATCATTGAACACTTTCATATTCGTGCTTGGGCTACCATTTCTCAACAATACGATGCTAAACAAATTCTTCAACAACTAGTTTCTAGCCTAGGAAAATCCTCCAATAAAAATGTAGATGAATTAGGAGAacaattacataaaactttatCTGGTAGGAGATATTTGATCATTTTAGACGACATATGGAGTGTCGAAGCTTGGAATGAAGTGAGGTGTTTCTTTCCCGATAATGGAAGTGGAAGTCGGATTGTTCTAACTACTAGGTTGTCAGATGTAGCTAACAATTGTGGCTCTTCTTGCTTTTTGAAGAATCTTCTAGATGAGAATGAAAGTTGGGAGTTATTCTGTAAGAAGGCATTCCAAAATGAAAATTGCCCCAGTGAACTTGAGGAAATTGGAAGGAAGATTGTTAAATTATGCAATGGACTAGCATTGTCCATTGTTGTGATCGGGGGGAGACTTTTAAAGTCTTCTAGGACCGTAGAATATTGGAAGAGTGTTGCTAAAGATATAGAATTAAGTCCCAATTCAAAAGAGAAGCAAGAAAGCTTAGATGTATTATTTTCAAGTTATAACCACTTGCCTCCTCATCTAAAGCCTTGCTTTCTTTATATTGGAGTTCTTAAACTTACTCCTTATCATAACCTCCATATCTCGAGAATCATCCAACTTTGGGTTGGTGAGGGATTTTTGAAATCAAATGGAGGCCGAGTTTTGGAAGAGACTGCAGAGGATTACTTGAAGGAACTTATTGACAGAAATCTGATATTAGTTGAGAAGCGAAGTAAAAATGGGAAGATGAAATGTTTTGGTATTCATGATCTTTTAAGAGACCTATGCTTAAAAGTAGCAGAGCAACAAGGGTTTTTTCATGTGATCTCTCAAGGCCCTGCACTAGGCACAGAACACATATATCACATTAATGCTCGCTGGTGGGAGTGGCAAACTTCCAATTCTTTCGGGGTGAGACAAACCACCAGACTTCCACTAGCACGCACTATATTGGAATGTGATTTTCCTCGTGAGACTTATAGAAAACCATTAGGGTGTGTTAACTTGCGGTACCTTGCTCTGTGCTACCCTGGTGACCGGGATGTGGTGAAGTTACCTAGTGTACTATCCTTGGTATGGAATCTTCATGCTTTAATCTTTCGGAAACCTTCACGGAACGTTTTGCAATTTATTGCACCAATTGAAATTTGGAAGATGCGACAACTTAGGCATATCGAGTGTGGTGGAATTTACCTTCCTCATCCCGATGGACAAGATGAGTTGTTAATCTTGGAAAATCTTCAGACGCTTGGGAATGCAGTGAATTTGAGGTTGAGTGAGGATGTGTGCAACATCATTCCCAACATCAAGAAATTGAATCTTGAATATCGTAAGTTTGTAGGATGGGATGATAGTTTGATGGAGTGTTTGTGTAATCTTGATCGCTTGCATAAACTTGAATCACTCAAACTGAGATGCGATAGTGGATTGTACTGGGATTATAAGATGAATGAGATACTCACATTTCCGAGTTCGCTAAACAAGTTGTCCTTGAGTGGTTTAAAATTTGAATGGGAAGATCTGACAGTGGTTGGTTCATTGCCCCTCCTAGAAGTTCTCCAG ATAGTTGTCATTTCCCAAATCTGGAAAAGCTTATTCTTCATGCTATGCGGTACTTGGAAGAGATCCCATGGGGTATTGGTGAGATACCAACACTCAAACTTATTCATTTGGATGAATGTAGTAACTCTCTCATGA
- the LOC130994806 gene encoding putative late blight resistance protein homolog R1A-4 isoform X1 produces the protein MAAYAALASLLNTIQQMMTHPTLSTSFHNNQIRSLQEKAALLLDFIETYNYGGGVSQEAQDLESLITSAAHTAQDMIESHIVNQLLPLSADNRELTFSFSLYLQNKKAIENKITPVAGDGCRINFMQLIKNQLERKKEQLKRKMHQADLRCLEYLRQIIEDMGAIIDKSNQLKEKQRFREEHSTPPLTLSLTQTREETAMVGFGDELIQLLDELTGHRSNLHIISIVGMGGMGKTTLAKHIYANQLIIEHFHIRAWATISQQYDAKQILQQLVSSLGKSSNKNVDELGEQLHKTLSGRRYLIILDDIWSVEAWNEVRCFFPDNGSGSRIVLTTRLSDVANNCGSSCFLKNLLDENESWELFCKKAFQNENCPSELEEIGRKIVKLCNGLALSIVVIGGRLLKSSRTVEYWKSVAKDIELSPNSKEKQESLDVLFSSYNHLPPHLKPCFLYIGVLKLTPYHNLHISRIIQLWVGEGFLKSNGGRVLEETAEDYLKELIDRNLILVEKRSKNGKMKCFGIHDLLRDLCLKVAEQQGFFHVISQGPALGTEHIYHINARWWEWQTSNSFGVRQTTRLPLARTILECDFPRETYRKPLGCVNLRYLALCYPGDRDVVKLPSVLSLVWNLHALIFRKPSRNVLQFIAPIEIWKMRQLRHIECGGIYLPHPDGQDELLILENLQTLGNAVNLRLSEDVCNIIPNIKKLNLEYRKFVGWDDSLMECLCNLDRLHKLESLKLRCDSGLYWDYKMNEILTFPSSLNKLSLSGLKFEWEDLTVVGSLPLLEVLQVQFNNGWRSTWSPVDGQFLRLKFLKIDDCDLVCWNADSCHFPNLEKLILHAMRYLEEIPWGIALKIKDEQLQCQENDDLQIQIRVDKDKLESFMAMVETEGLSLTLNNVQFSRFG, from the exons ATGGCAGCTTATGCAGCTTTGGCTTCTCTCTTGAACACCATTCAGCAGATGATGACCCATCCTaccctttccacttctttccaCAACAATCAGATCCGATCTCTTCAGGAGAAGGCTGCTTTGCTGCTCGATTTCATAGAGACCTATAATTATGGTGGTGGAGTTAGCCAAGAAGCACAAGATCTCGAAAGCCTAATCACATCTGCTGCTCATACAGCCCAAGATATGATTGAATCTCACATCGTCAATCAACTCCTTCCTCTTTCAGCTGATAACAGGGAATTAACTTTCAGTTTCTCACTCTATCTACAGAATAAAAAggcaattgaaaataaaattacaccTGTAGCTGGAGATGGATGCAGGATCAATTTCATGCAGCTCATTAAAAATCAATTGGAGAGAAAAAAGGagcaattgaagagaaaaatgCACCAAGCAGACCTCAGGTGCTTGGAGTATCTGCGGCAGATAATAGAAGACATGGGTGCTATCATCGACAAGTCCAATCAattgaaggagaagcagagatTCAGAGAGGAGCATTCAACACCTCCTCTTACTCTTAGTCTTACTCAGACCAGAGAAGAAACTGCTATGGTGGGATTTGGTGATGAGTTGATTCAACTTCTTGACGAGCTCACCGGTCATCGATCCAATCTGCATATCATCTCAATCGTCGGTATGGGCGGCATGGGTAAGACTACTCTTGCCAAACATATTTATGCTAATCAACTCATCATTGAACACTTTCATATTCGTGCTTGGGCTACCATTTCTCAACAATACGATGCTAAACAAATTCTTCAACAACTAGTTTCTAGCCTAGGAAAATCCTCCAATAAAAATGTAGATGAATTAGGAGAacaattacataaaactttatCTGGTAGGAGATATTTGATCATTTTAGACGACATATGGAGTGTCGAAGCTTGGAATGAAGTGAGGTGTTTCTTTCCCGATAATGGAAGTGGAAGTCGGATTGTTCTAACTACTAGGTTGTCAGATGTAGCTAACAATTGTGGCTCTTCTTGCTTTTTGAAGAATCTTCTAGATGAGAATGAAAGTTGGGAGTTATTCTGTAAGAAGGCATTCCAAAATGAAAATTGCCCCAGTGAACTTGAGGAAATTGGAAGGAAGATTGTTAAATTATGCAATGGACTAGCATTGTCCATTGTTGTGATCGGGGGGAGACTTTTAAAGTCTTCTAGGACCGTAGAATATTGGAAGAGTGTTGCTAAAGATATAGAATTAAGTCCCAATTCAAAAGAGAAGCAAGAAAGCTTAGATGTATTATTTTCAAGTTATAACCACTTGCCTCCTCATCTAAAGCCTTGCTTTCTTTATATTGGAGTTCTTAAACTTACTCCTTATCATAACCTCCATATCTCGAGAATCATCCAACTTTGGGTTGGTGAGGGATTTTTGAAATCAAATGGAGGCCGAGTTTTGGAAGAGACTGCAGAGGATTACTTGAAGGAACTTATTGACAGAAATCTGATATTAGTTGAGAAGCGAAGTAAAAATGGGAAGATGAAATGTTTTGGTATTCATGATCTTTTAAGAGACCTATGCTTAAAAGTAGCAGAGCAACAAGGGTTTTTTCATGTGATCTCTCAAGGCCCTGCACTAGGCACAGAACACATATATCACATTAATGCTCGCTGGTGGGAGTGGCAAACTTCCAATTCTTTCGGGGTGAGACAAACCACCAGACTTCCACTAGCACGCACTATATTGGAATGTGATTTTCCTCGTGAGACTTATAGAAAACCATTAGGGTGTGTTAACTTGCGGTACCTTGCTCTGTGCTACCCTGGTGACCGGGATGTGGTGAAGTTACCTAGTGTACTATCCTTGGTATGGAATCTTCATGCTTTAATCTTTCGGAAACCTTCACGGAACGTTTTGCAATTTATTGCACCAATTGAAATTTGGAAGATGCGACAACTTAGGCATATCGAGTGTGGTGGAATTTACCTTCCTCATCCCGATGGACAAGATGAGTTGTTAATCTTGGAAAATCTTCAGACGCTTGGGAATGCAGTGAATTTGAGGTTGAGTGAGGATGTGTGCAACATCATTCCCAACATCAAGAAATTGAATCTTGAATATCGTAAGTTTGTAGGATGGGATGATAGTTTGATGGAGTGTTTGTGTAATCTTGATCGCTTGCATAAACTTGAATCACTCAAACTGAGATGCGATAGTGGATTGTACTGGGATTATAAGATGAATGAGATACTCACATTTCCGAGTTCGCTAAACAAGTTGTCCTTGAGTGGTTTAAAATTTGAATGGGAAGATCTGACAGTGGTTGGTTCATTGCCCCTCCTAGAAGTTCTCCAGGTACAATTTAATAACGGGTGGAGAAGCACATGGAGTCCTGTTGATGGGCAATTTCTACGACTCAAGTTCTTAAAAATTGATGACTGTGATCTGGTATGTTGGAATGCAGATAGTTGTCATTTCCCAAATCTGGAAAAGCTTATTCTTCATGCTATGCGGTACTTGGAAGAGATCCCATGGGGTATTG CTTTGAAAATAAAAGATGAGCAGCTCCAGTGTCAGGAAAATGATGACCTTCAAATCCAAATTCGTGTCGACAAAGATAAACTGGAGAGCTTCATGGCAATGGTGGAAACAGAGGGCTTAAGTTTGACACTCAATAATGTTCAATTTAGTCGATTTGGTTGA
- the LOC130994806 gene encoding putative late blight resistance protein homolog R1A-4 isoform X3 translates to MAAYAALASLLNTIQQMMTHPTLSTSFHNNQIRSLQEKAALLLDFIETYNYGGGVSQEAQDLESLITSAAHTAQDMIESHIVNQLLPLSADNRELTFSFSLYLQNKKAIENKITPVAGDGCRINFMQLIKNQLERKKEQLKRKMHQADLRCLEYLRQIIEDMGAIIDKSNQLKEKQRFREEHSTPPLTLSLTQTREETAMVGFGDELIQLLDELTGHRSNLHIISIVGMGGMGKTTLAKHIYANQLIIEHFHIRAWATISQQYDAKQILQQLVSSLGKSSNKNVDELGEQLHKTLSGRRYLIILDDIWSVEAWNEVRCFFPDNGSGSRIVLTTRLSDVANNCGSSCFLKNLLDENESWELFCKKAFQNENCPSELEEIGRKIVKLCNGLALSIVVIGGRLLKSSRTVEYWKSVAKDIELSPNSKEKQESLDVLFSSYNHLPPHLKPCFLYIGVLKLTPYHNLHISRIIQLWVGEGFLKSNGGRVLEETAEDYLKELIDRNLILVEKRSKNGKMKCFGIHDLLRDLCLKVAEQQGFFHVISQGPALGTEHIYHINARWWEWQTSNSFGVRQTTRLPLARTILECDFPRETYRKPLGCVNLRYLALCYPGDRDVVKLPSVLSLVWNLHALIFRKPSRNVLQFIAPIEIWKMRQLRHIECGGIYLPHPDGQDELLILENLQTLGNAVNLRLSEDVCNIIPNIKKLNLEYRKFVGWDDSLMECLCNLDRLHKLESLKLRCDSGLYWDYKMNEILTFPSSLNKLSLSGLKFEWEDLTVVGSLPLLEVLQIVVISQIWKSLFFMLCGTWKRSHGVLL, encoded by the exons ATGGCAGCTTATGCAGCTTTGGCTTCTCTCTTGAACACCATTCAGCAGATGATGACCCATCCTaccctttccacttctttccaCAACAATCAGATCCGATCTCTTCAGGAGAAGGCTGCTTTGCTGCTCGATTTCATAGAGACCTATAATTATGGTGGTGGAGTTAGCCAAGAAGCACAAGATCTCGAAAGCCTAATCACATCTGCTGCTCATACAGCCCAAGATATGATTGAATCTCACATCGTCAATCAACTCCTTCCTCTTTCAGCTGATAACAGGGAATTAACTTTCAGTTTCTCACTCTATCTACAGAATAAAAAggcaattgaaaataaaattacaccTGTAGCTGGAGATGGATGCAGGATCAATTTCATGCAGCTCATTAAAAATCAATTGGAGAGAAAAAAGGagcaattgaagagaaaaatgCACCAAGCAGACCTCAGGTGCTTGGAGTATCTGCGGCAGATAATAGAAGACATGGGTGCTATCATCGACAAGTCCAATCAattgaaggagaagcagagatTCAGAGAGGAGCATTCAACACCTCCTCTTACTCTTAGTCTTACTCAGACCAGAGAAGAAACTGCTATGGTGGGATTTGGTGATGAGTTGATTCAACTTCTTGACGAGCTCACCGGTCATCGATCCAATCTGCATATCATCTCAATCGTCGGTATGGGCGGCATGGGTAAGACTACTCTTGCCAAACATATTTATGCTAATCAACTCATCATTGAACACTTTCATATTCGTGCTTGGGCTACCATTTCTCAACAATACGATGCTAAACAAATTCTTCAACAACTAGTTTCTAGCCTAGGAAAATCCTCCAATAAAAATGTAGATGAATTAGGAGAacaattacataaaactttatCTGGTAGGAGATATTTGATCATTTTAGACGACATATGGAGTGTCGAAGCTTGGAATGAAGTGAGGTGTTTCTTTCCCGATAATGGAAGTGGAAGTCGGATTGTTCTAACTACTAGGTTGTCAGATGTAGCTAACAATTGTGGCTCTTCTTGCTTTTTGAAGAATCTTCTAGATGAGAATGAAAGTTGGGAGTTATTCTGTAAGAAGGCATTCCAAAATGAAAATTGCCCCAGTGAACTTGAGGAAATTGGAAGGAAGATTGTTAAATTATGCAATGGACTAGCATTGTCCATTGTTGTGATCGGGGGGAGACTTTTAAAGTCTTCTAGGACCGTAGAATATTGGAAGAGTGTTGCTAAAGATATAGAATTAAGTCCCAATTCAAAAGAGAAGCAAGAAAGCTTAGATGTATTATTTTCAAGTTATAACCACTTGCCTCCTCATCTAAAGCCTTGCTTTCTTTATATTGGAGTTCTTAAACTTACTCCTTATCATAACCTCCATATCTCGAGAATCATCCAACTTTGGGTTGGTGAGGGATTTTTGAAATCAAATGGAGGCCGAGTTTTGGAAGAGACTGCAGAGGATTACTTGAAGGAACTTATTGACAGAAATCTGATATTAGTTGAGAAGCGAAGTAAAAATGGGAAGATGAAATGTTTTGGTATTCATGATCTTTTAAGAGACCTATGCTTAAAAGTAGCAGAGCAACAAGGGTTTTTTCATGTGATCTCTCAAGGCCCTGCACTAGGCACAGAACACATATATCACATTAATGCTCGCTGGTGGGAGTGGCAAACTTCCAATTCTTTCGGGGTGAGACAAACCACCAGACTTCCACTAGCACGCACTATATTGGAATGTGATTTTCCTCGTGAGACTTATAGAAAACCATTAGGGTGTGTTAACTTGCGGTACCTTGCTCTGTGCTACCCTGGTGACCGGGATGTGGTGAAGTTACCTAGTGTACTATCCTTGGTATGGAATCTTCATGCTTTAATCTTTCGGAAACCTTCACGGAACGTTTTGCAATTTATTGCACCAATTGAAATTTGGAAGATGCGACAACTTAGGCATATCGAGTGTGGTGGAATTTACCTTCCTCATCCCGATGGACAAGATGAGTTGTTAATCTTGGAAAATCTTCAGACGCTTGGGAATGCAGTGAATTTGAGGTTGAGTGAGGATGTGTGCAACATCATTCCCAACATCAAGAAATTGAATCTTGAATATCGTAAGTTTGTAGGATGGGATGATAGTTTGATGGAGTGTTTGTGTAATCTTGATCGCTTGCATAAACTTGAATCACTCAAACTGAGATGCGATAGTGGATTGTACTGGGATTATAAGATGAATGAGATACTCACATTTCCGAGTTCGCTAAACAAGTTGTCCTTGAGTGGTTTAAAATTTGAATGGGAAGATCTGACAGTGGTTGGTTCATTGCCCCTCCTAGAAGTTCTCCAG ATAGTTGTCATTTCCCAAATCTGGAAAAGCTTATTCTTCATGCTATGCGGTACTTGGAAGAGATCCCATGGGGTATTG CTTTGA